The Paenibacillus sp. FSL R7-0204 genome includes a region encoding these proteins:
- a CDS encoding AAA family ATPase, producing MSSIYGPMLYLRHVELLRDAVPSFGSYPFNLPVVRTLDRLAFQKQVTFLVGENGSGKSTLLEGIAAAWGFNPEGGTLNFSFNTRASHSSLYEYLRIAKGVKRPRDGFFLRAESYYNVATYIDELDEDPEAGRPIKSSYGGSSLHEQSHGESFFSTFVHRFGGQGIYILDEPEAALSPLRQMSLLARMHELAEQNSQFIIATHSPILMSYPGADILLLEGESITPVALEDTAHYTVTRAFMTNREKILRELLGEN from the coding sequence ATGAGTTCAATCTATGGTCCTATGCTGTATCTGCGCCATGTCGAGCTGCTGCGCGATGCGGTCCCTTCCTTTGGAAGCTATCCTTTTAATCTTCCAGTGGTACGCACCCTGGACCGGCTTGCTTTTCAGAAGCAGGTTACTTTTCTTGTAGGGGAGAACGGTAGCGGGAAGTCTACCTTGCTGGAGGGAATTGCTGCTGCCTGGGGGTTCAATCCGGAAGGCGGGACGCTGAATTTCTCGTTTAATACCCGTGCCTCGCATTCCAGTCTCTATGAATATTTGCGGATTGCCAAAGGGGTGAAGCGGCCGAGGGACGGATTTTTCCTGCGTGCGGAGAGTTACTACAATGTGGCTACTTACATCGATGAGCTGGATGAGGACCCCGAGGCGGGAAGACCCATTAAATCCTCCTATGGAGGAAGCTCGCTGCATGAGCAGTCGCATGGAGAATCCTTCTTCTCCACGTTCGTTCACCGCTTCGGCGGACAGGGCATCTATATTCTGGACGAGCCCGAAGCCGCTTTGTCTCCCCTGCGGCAGATGTCACTGCTGGCGCGGATGCATGAGCTGGCGGAGCAGAATTCCCAGTTCATCATCGCCACCCACTCCCCGATTCTGATGTCCTATCCGGGTGCGGATATCCTTCTGCTGGAGGGAGAGAGTATTACGCCTGTTGCGCTTGAAGATACGGCTCATTACACGGTCACCCGCGCCTTCATGACCAACCGGGAGAAGATACTCCGCGAGCTGCTGGGCGAAAACTAA
- a CDS encoding CgeB family protein — protein MKAVKTKKRGGLPRDYRDGYLQGYHLGLCEAVKRLNTPEVGEGQPLKLMYVPQGFQAIDTGVAEALRLLVSELIICSPETMLEVAARELPEAVLVMNGLHVFPENHLEQITAIRQLGIPAAIWFVDDPYFTEDTSVICRHYDYVFTHELGCVEFYRSLGTASVHYLPLCVNPQMFYPRHTGPQYHYDVVFIGNAFRNRTELFDELVPFLRGKKVLIAGGFWERLAHFEELSPYIREGFIPPEETANYYSGAKLVINIHRPWEGGMDNRNTFQLPSLSINPRTYEISACGTMQLTDIRQDLDIHYKPGRDLETFASADELKRKIDYYLKHEKERRGYALRALQTTLRRHTFTSRLPHLLGVLTSRA, from the coding sequence GTGAAGGCCGTGAAAACAAAAAAGAGAGGCGGGCTTCCACGGGATTACCGGGATGGTTATCTGCAAGGGTACCATCTCGGCCTGTGCGAAGCCGTGAAGCGCCTGAATACTCCTGAAGTGGGGGAAGGTCAGCCGTTAAAACTGATGTATGTTCCCCAGGGGTTTCAGGCTATCGATACGGGAGTCGCAGAAGCGCTGCGGCTGCTGGTAAGCGAGCTGATCATCTGTTCTCCGGAAACTATGCTGGAGGTGGCAGCTCGCGAATTGCCTGAGGCGGTGCTGGTGATGAACGGGCTGCATGTATTTCCGGAGAATCATCTGGAACAAATTACGGCAATACGGCAGCTGGGTATTCCGGCGGCGATCTGGTTTGTGGATGATCCTTATTTCACCGAGGACACATCCGTCATCTGCCGGCATTATGATTATGTATTCACGCATGAGCTGGGCTGTGTGGAATTCTACCGTTCGCTGGGGACGGCGTCTGTGCACTACCTTCCGTTGTGCGTCAACCCCCAGATGTTCTATCCGCGCCACACCGGACCGCAATATCACTATGATGTCGTGTTCATTGGCAATGCCTTCCGTAACCGTACGGAGCTGTTCGATGAACTGGTCCCCTTCCTGCGGGGGAAGAAGGTGCTAATCGCCGGGGGGTTCTGGGAGCGGCTGGCCCATTTCGAGGAGCTGTCTCCGTACATCAGAGAGGGCTTCATCCCGCCGGAGGAGACCGCCAATTATTACAGCGGCGCGAAGCTGGTCATCAATATCCACCGGCCCTGGGAAGGAGGGATGGACAACCGGAATACGTTCCAGCTTCCATCCCTCTCCATTAATCCCAGGACCTATGAGATCAGCGCCTGCGGGACGATGCAGCTGACCGATATCCGGCAGGATCTGGATATCCACTACAAGCCGGGCCGGGATCTGGAGACCTTCGCTTCCGCCGATGAGCTGAAGCGCAAAATTGATTATTACCTGAAGCACGAGAAGGAGCGCCGCGGGTATGCGCTGCGGGCACTGCAGACCACGCTGCGCCGGCATACCTTTACTTCGCGTCTGCCTCATTTACTGGGTGTTCTTACTTCAAGAGCGTGA
- a CDS encoding CgeB family protein: MNNEFIMPAPPLPRTPAEEEKLRGRLTGFKGGYDEGYLRGRLAVLDGRPEEPQPVRNIHVMYVASGKGYPYSPLDDAVLFALQRQTVQVTITDVRQNLVELAAAQRPDLVLVLDGLDLPLEQVAILRGQGIKTAIWLTDDPYYTDFTMKIVAHYDYVFTLERNCVEIYRGLGCTEVHYLPFAAHREHYRPTTGRSPVSRDVSFIGSAYWNRINFFRDIMPELMSYNTVINGIWWDRLPEAPLYGDRIEIGKWMSPQETAVTYSGSKIVINLHRSHIDDAVNNNTLYIPAVSPNPRTFEIAASGTLQLCDARDDLGSFYKVGEEIDTYSSPRELLDKIQYYLTHEEERREMSLRAFERTLRDHTYARRLSQLLTIIYG; the protein is encoded by the coding sequence ATGAACAATGAATTTATTATGCCTGCCCCGCCATTGCCGAGAACCCCTGCGGAGGAAGAGAAGCTGCGGGGACGCCTGACCGGCTTCAAAGGCGGTTATGACGAAGGCTATCTGCGGGGACGGCTGGCTGTGCTGGACGGACGCCCGGAGGAGCCGCAGCCGGTAAGGAATATCCATGTGATGTACGTGGCTTCAGGCAAGGGATACCCGTATTCTCCGCTGGATGATGCTGTGCTCTTCGCTCTGCAGCGGCAGACGGTCCAGGTTACGATTACCGATGTGCGCCAGAATCTGGTGGAGCTGGCTGCTGCCCAGCGTCCTGATCTCGTGCTGGTGCTGGATGGCCTGGATTTGCCGCTGGAGCAGGTGGCTATTCTGCGCGGCCAGGGCATCAAGACCGCAATCTGGCTGACCGACGATCCGTATTACACGGATTTCACAATGAAGATTGTGGCTCACTATGATTATGTATTCACACTGGAGCGTAATTGCGTAGAGATCTACCGCGGCCTTGGCTGCACGGAGGTCCACTATCTGCCTTTTGCTGCGCACCGCGAGCATTACCGTCCGACTACCGGACGGTCGCCGGTCAGCCGGGATGTCAGCTTCATCGGGTCCGCTTACTGGAACCGGATTAATTTCTTCCGCGATATTATGCCGGAGCTGATGAGCTACAACACGGTCATTAACGGAATCTGGTGGGACCGGTTGCCGGAAGCTCCGCTCTATGGCGACCGGATTGAGATCGGCAAGTGGATGTCCCCCCAGGAGACGGCTGTAACTTACAGCGGCTCTAAGATTGTGATCAACCTTCACCGTTCGCATATCGACGATGCCGTCAACAATAACACGCTGTATATTCCGGCCGTATCGCCGAATCCGCGTACGTTCGAGATTGCTGCCAGCGGCACGCTGCAGCTCTGCGATGCCCGTGACGATCTCGGCTCCTTCTACAAGGTGGGCGAAGAGATCGACACCTACTCCAGCCCCCGCGAGCTGTTGGACAAAATCCAGTACTATCTGACGCACGAGGAAGAGCGCCGGGAGATGTCCCTCCGCGCCTTCGAACGGACGCTGAGGGATCACACCTACGCCAGACGTCTGAGTCAGCTGCTCACTATTATTTACGGGTAA
- a CDS encoding glycosyltransferase family 4 protein, giving the protein MAAPQPFAGERRDTMADKATIVLFSHVSNTRSITGAEKLLLFFSRELSPYFNCILVAPQDGKLTQLARSYGLQVRLMSIPLVYGVYTPYAGLPADIRKLQEGREYHELTHWLAELRPSFVITSTCVHALPPIAAKSLGIPVIWKISETITDNEFTPVSVELIHNHSDEILAISQTAAACFQGEIRDSKVTQLPPSWSDADLMFEAWSKLRGERRSELKIAPGEPLIGYVSSFINKEKGLEHFVKMAVLVHEQHPAARYLVVGTPGDKSYYERCVRKVKLEGLTSRFRFVGYEECLPAAYCAMDLLVVPSLIREGFGMTALEGYAFSKPVVAYDSGGLREILNAAGCGELLVPVGDIDALAARVNALLADQAMAAGIGAQAREYIQAAYGPAAYRARLQGLAERWHLRYCLQPPELSGGLEALPAAAPAGGKSAPAAEPPRGKTGRRAARLRAAKLRRGRLRRAKSRSGAAGKSPRRKKRAAGSARRRASGGGKKRRAGHAGSRRSKRRRKAS; this is encoded by the coding sequence ATGGCTGCTCCACAGCCCTTCGCAGGGGAGCGCCGAGACACCATGGCCGACAAAGCGACGATCGTCCTCTTTTCCCATGTCTCCAACACGCGCAGTATTACGGGTGCGGAGAAGCTGCTGTTATTCTTCAGCCGGGAGCTGTCTCCTTACTTCAATTGTATCCTCGTAGCTCCGCAGGACGGGAAGCTGACACAGCTGGCCCGGAGCTACGGCCTTCAGGTCCGGCTGATGTCTATTCCGCTGGTCTATGGAGTGTATACCCCTTATGCCGGTCTTCCGGCAGATATCCGCAAGCTGCAGGAGGGCCGGGAGTATCACGAGCTGACGCACTGGCTTGCGGAGCTCCGTCCGTCGTTCGTGATCACCAGCACCTGTGTGCATGCCCTGCCGCCAATCGCGGCGAAGTCACTGGGCATACCGGTGATCTGGAAGATCTCGGAGACCATTACAGACAACGAGTTCACCCCGGTCAGCGTAGAGCTGATCCACAACCACAGCGATGAGATTCTGGCGATTTCACAGACAGCGGCAGCGTGCTTCCAGGGGGAGATCCGCGATAGTAAGGTGACCCAGCTGCCTCCGTCATGGAGTGACGCGGATTTGATGTTCGAGGCTTGGAGCAAGCTGCGCGGTGAACGGCGGAGTGAGCTGAAGATTGCCCCGGGGGAACCGCTGATCGGCTATGTCTCTTCCTTCATTAATAAGGAGAAGGGGCTGGAACATTTCGTCAAGATGGCGGTTCTGGTGCATGAGCAGCATCCGGCTGCCCGCTACCTCGTAGTGGGGACGCCCGGGGATAAAAGCTACTATGAGCGCTGTGTCCGCAAGGTGAAGCTGGAGGGACTGACCTCACGCTTCCGGTTCGTCGGATATGAAGAATGTCTGCCGGCCGCTTACTGCGCGATGGATCTGCTCGTTGTCCCCAGCCTGATCCGGGAAGGCTTCGGCATGACGGCCCTGGAGGGCTATGCCTTCAGCAAGCCGGTCGTCGCTTATGATTCCGGCGGCCTGCGGGAAATCCTGAACGCCGCAGGCTGCGGCGAGCTGCTCGTGCCAGTGGGAGACATCGATGCGCTGGCAGCGCGGGTGAACGCACTGCTGGCCGACCAGGCGATGGCGGCCGGCATTGGCGCGCAGGCGCGGGAGTACATCCAGGCCGCCTACGGCCCGGCTGCTTACCGCGCCCGGCTGCAAGGCTTAGCGGAGAGGTGGCATCTCCGCTACTGCCTCCAGCCGCCGGAGCTCAGCGGCGGCTTGGAAGCCCTGCCCGCAGCTGCGCCGGCGGGCGGGAAGAGCGCCCCCGCGGCAGAGCCGCCGCGGGGCAAGACCGGGCGCCGCGCCGCACGGCTGCGGGCCGCGAAGCTGCGGCGCGGCAGGCTGCGCCGCGCCAAGTCCCGGAGCGGCGCGGCGGGAAAGAGCCCGCGCCGCAAGAAGCGCGCGGCAGGCTCCGCGCGCAGGCGGGCCAGCGGCGGCGGCAAGAAGCGCCGCGCGGGCCATGCCGGAAGCCGCCGGAGCAAGCGGCGGCGTAAGGCATCCTGA
- the wecB gene encoding non-hydrolyzing UDP-N-acetylglucosamine 2-epimerase has protein sequence MKIMTILGTRPEIIRLSVIIPLLDRYADRHVLVHTGQNFTASLSGVFFAELGLRAPDYVLQDKQAGLGGQLAAMFGSLESILLQERPDRVLLLGDTNSALCAILAERMGIPVVHMEAGNRCYDLKVPEEKNRRVIDAVSTINMPYTQQSKRHLLSEGFPSQRIVLTGNPIHEVITHYEEQIAASDILSRLKLEAGRYLLVTAHRAENVDDPESLLQIMSGLNLVAEQLGLRLICSIHPRTRSKLTEQFPLRMNPLVEFHEPFGFFDFVHLERYALCAITDSGTVQEECCLMGVPTVTIRRTTERPETVDCGSNVVSGVEQNSILRCTVLMTSLKPDWEAPEGYLAQGVSVKVVKFLLGGNLHVQ, from the coding sequence ATGAAGATCATGACGATTTTGGGCACACGGCCTGAGATCATCCGCCTAAGTGTCATCATTCCGCTGCTGGACCGGTATGCGGATCGGCATGTGCTGGTGCATACGGGACAGAATTTCACGGCCAGCCTGAGCGGGGTATTCTTCGCCGAACTGGGACTTCGCGCACCGGACTACGTGCTGCAGGATAAGCAGGCCGGACTCGGGGGCCAGCTGGCCGCAATGTTCGGCAGCCTGGAGAGTATTCTGCTCCAGGAGCGGCCGGACCGCGTGTTGCTGCTGGGTGATACCAACAGTGCGCTGTGTGCCATTCTGGCCGAGCGGATGGGCATCCCTGTGGTGCATATGGAAGCAGGCAACCGTTGTTACGATCTGAAAGTGCCGGAGGAGAAAAACCGCCGTGTCATAGATGCCGTCTCCACCATAAATATGCCGTATACCCAGCAGAGTAAAAGACATCTGCTCAGCGAAGGGTTCCCCAGCCAGCGTATCGTGTTAACCGGCAATCCCATCCATGAGGTGATTACGCATTACGAAGAGCAGATCGCAGCCAGTGACATCCTGTCCCGGCTGAAGCTTGAAGCCGGCCGGTATCTGCTGGTGACCGCCCACCGGGCCGAGAATGTCGATGATCCGGAGTCGCTGCTCCAGATTATGTCCGGGCTGAACCTGGTGGCTGAGCAGTTGGGGCTCCGCCTGATCTGCAGCATCCATCCCCGTACACGCTCCAAGCTTACGGAGCAGTTCCCGCTGAGGATGAACCCGCTGGTGGAGTTTCACGAACCCTTCGGATTTTTCGACTTTGTTCATCTGGAACGTTATGCCCTGTGCGCCATTACCGACAGCGGCACCGTTCAAGAAGAATGTTGCCTGATGGGAGTACCTACGGTGACCATACGCCGGACAACAGAACGCCCGGAGACCGTCGATTGCGGAAGTAATGTAGTGTCGGGGGTAGAACAGAACAGCATTCTGCGCTGCACCGTGCTGATGACGTCACTTAAGCCCGATTGGGAGGCGCCGGAAGGGTATCTTGCCCAAGGTGTCTCGGTAAAGGTAGTTAAATTTCTGCTTGGAGGGAACCTGCATGTTCAATAA
- a CDS encoding polysaccharide biosynthesis protein, with the protein MFNNKRILVTGGTGSWGHELIRQLLPQHPKEIIVFSRSESAQVAMSREFEDQRLSFIIGDIRDKDALVAACRGVDYVFHLAALKHVPVCEDQPYEALKTNVVGTQNVIEAAIANNVEKAIYISTDKAANPSNFYGMTKAIGEKLFVYANLIGSGTKFVTVRGGNVLGTNGSVVHLFMKQIKDKGQVKITDMNMTRFFFTLRDAITLLFKASGVSIGGEIFVMTMPTCRIVDLADVLIEASGRTDVSMIETGIRPGEKIHEILMSDFESLTTVVYDEQYLVILPTLDMPELKEHYRHYPHVSFSSFSSENHLMEQAEIKDILIRGGFLQ; encoded by the coding sequence ATGTTCAATAATAAACGGATTCTGGTTACAGGCGGTACCGGTTCCTGGGGGCATGAGCTGATCCGGCAGCTGCTGCCGCAGCATCCCAAAGAAATCATCGTATTCTCCCGCAGTGAGTCTGCACAGGTAGCCATGAGCCGTGAATTTGAAGATCAGCGTCTCAGCTTCATCATCGGCGATATCCGTGACAAGGATGCGCTGGTGGCTGCCTGCCGCGGTGTGGATTATGTCTTCCATCTGGCTGCACTCAAGCATGTACCTGTCTGCGAAGACCAGCCGTACGAGGCACTCAAGACGAATGTGGTCGGCACACAAAATGTCATTGAAGCGGCGATTGCCAACAATGTGGAGAAGGCGATCTACATCTCTACCGACAAGGCAGCTAATCCGTCGAACTTCTATGGCATGACCAAGGCCATCGGCGAGAAGCTGTTCGTCTATGCCAATCTGATCGGCTCAGGTACCAAGTTTGTTACCGTGCGCGGAGGCAATGTGCTGGGGACGAACGGCAGTGTGGTCCACCTGTTCATGAAGCAGATCAAGGACAAGGGACAGGTAAAGATTACAGACATGAACATGACCCGGTTCTTTTTCACCCTGCGCGATGCCATTACCCTGCTGTTCAAGGCTTCCGGTGTCAGTATCGGCGGCGAAATCTTCGTCATGACCATGCCGACCTGCCGGATCGTGGATTTGGCCGATGTGCTGATCGAAGCTTCCGGGCGGACGGATGTCAGTATGATTGAGACCGGCATCCGCCCGGGTGAGAAAATCCATGAGATCCTGATGAGCGATTTTGAGAGCCTGACTACGGTGGTCTACGATGAGCAGTACCTGGTTATTCTGCCTACGCTCGATATGCCGGAGCTGAAGGAGCATTACCGTCATTACCCCCATGTGTCCTTCAGCAGCTTCAGCTCGGAGAATCATCTGATGGAGCAGGCTGAAATCAAGGATATTCTGATCCGGGGAGGGTTCCTCCAGTGA
- a CDS encoding dTDP-4-dehydrorhamnose reductase family protein, whose amino-acid sequence MKLLILGGNGMAGHMLAEYFRRQGKHHIFHTTRDKKDLGGLYVDADDIAGVEKLVEIVSPHCIINAMGVLNQFAERDRIGAYHVNGFLPHRLRRAADQIHARLIHISSDCVFEGTRGGYTEEDAADGTSVYALTKSLGEVRDPGHLTIRTSIIGPEIRSGGIGLMEWFLAQQGRVTGYECVMWNGVTTLELAKAIDSLLDSDLSGLIHLAHPQPVSKYQLLQMMQTAFHKEDVEIIPQQTPVQDRTLISTRSDVTIELPSYPRMLSELADFMRSSELPT is encoded by the coding sequence GTGAAGCTCCTTATTCTCGGCGGAAATGGTATGGCAGGTCATATGCTGGCGGAGTATTTTCGCCGTCAGGGCAAGCACCACATCTTCCATACAACCCGGGATAAGAAGGATCTTGGAGGGTTGTATGTAGACGCTGACGACATTGCCGGTGTAGAAAAGCTGGTTGAAATCGTCTCCCCCCATTGCATTATTAATGCGATGGGGGTACTCAATCAATTCGCCGAACGGGACCGGATCGGCGCGTATCATGTCAACGGATTCCTGCCTCACCGCCTGCGGCGGGCAGCGGACCAGATTCATGCCCGGCTCATCCACATCAGCTCCGACTGCGTGTTCGAAGGAACACGCGGCGGATACACCGAGGAGGATGCCGCAGATGGAACCTCGGTCTACGCCCTCACCAAGAGTCTTGGAGAAGTGCGTGATCCCGGACATCTTACGATCCGTACCTCCATTATCGGGCCCGAGATCCGTTCCGGCGGAATCGGCCTCATGGAATGGTTCCTGGCCCAGCAGGGCCGGGTAACCGGATATGAATGTGTGATGTGGAATGGAGTCACTACCCTGGAGCTGGCCAAAGCCATTGACTCCTTGCTGGACTCGGATCTCTCCGGGCTGATTCATCTGGCCCACCCGCAGCCCGTAAGCAAATATCAGCTGCTGCAGATGATGCAGACCGCATTTCATAAAGAGGATGTTGAGATCATTCCGCAGCAGACGCCGGTTCAGGACCGGACGCTGATCAGCACGAGAAGCGATGTTACGATTGAGCTGCCGTCCTATCCCCGGATGCTTAGCGAGCTTGCCGACTTTATGCGCAGCTCAGAGCTGCCGACATGA
- a CDS encoding NAD-dependent epimerase/dehydratase family protein has translation MSGRRRLLITGASGFTGRHAVAYFTAGGAEVTAVVRRKPEAELFPEGVQQYVCDLGDRGAVTAMIGAVKPDQVLHLAGKNSVPESWQDPLLYMETNVMATLYLLEALRVQPASRILVAGSRLKYRPGAADPPHPYSLSKTLEELVSLAWGTLFAQPVLMAEPSNLIGPGPSTGFCSLLAQHIVRSEAAAVAGSAAPAAFRLSSRHALRDFLDVRDAVRAYGFILDSGETGRIYRIDSGTERELGEIAAKLLAHAAAPVRVDWGPQEEDSRGNPSLSSAVPAKPPFESADTKGTPEESGDYAAISGWKPEIALDRSLADIIRYTRAGKEGRLL, from the coding sequence ATGAGCGGGCGGCGGCGTCTCCTTATTACCGGAGCTTCCGGCTTTACCGGCAGGCATGCCGTGGCCTATTTTACCGCCGGAGGAGCGGAGGTGACTGCTGTAGTCCGCCGCAAGCCAGAAGCGGAATTGTTCCCGGAGGGTGTTCAGCAGTATGTCTGCGACCTGGGGGACCGTGGGGCTGTAACGGCAATGATTGGAGCGGTGAAGCCGGATCAGGTGCTGCACCTGGCAGGCAAGAATTCGGTCCCGGAGTCCTGGCAGGACCCGCTGCTCTACATGGAAACCAATGTAATGGCTACTCTATATTTGCTTGAGGCGCTGCGTGTCCAGCCGGCCAGCCGTATTCTGGTGGCCGGCTCCCGGCTTAAGTACAGACCGGGTGCGGCAGACCCGCCTCACCCCTACAGCCTCAGTAAGACGCTGGAAGAGCTGGTATCGCTGGCCTGGGGAACGCTGTTCGCACAGCCGGTACTGATGGCGGAGCCCTCGAACCTGATTGGGCCTGGTCCGTCTACCGGCTTCTGTTCCCTGCTGGCACAGCATATTGTGCGCAGTGAAGCAGCCGCCGTAGCCGGATCGGCTGCTCCTGCTGCCTTTCGGCTCTCCTCGCGCCATGCGCTGCGTGACTTTCTGGATGTGCGTGATGCGGTCAGGGCGTATGGCTTCATTCTGGATTCGGGAGAGACCGGCAGGATCTACCGCATTGATTCCGGGACAGAGCGGGAATTGGGAGAGATTGCAGCGAAGCTGCTGGCTCATGCTGCGGCTCCGGTAAGGGTGGACTGGGGCCCGCAGGAGGAGGACAGCCGGGGCAATCCCTCCCTGTCATCTGCCGTTCCGGCGAAGCCTCCATTTGAATCTGCTGATACTAAGGGAACGCCTGAAGAATCGGGGGACTATGCTGCTATTTCCGGCTGGAAGCCGGAGATTGCGCTGGACCGTTCACTGGCAGATATTATCCGCTATACAAGAGCCGGTAAGGAAGGAAGGTTGTTATGA
- a CDS encoding glycosyltransferase → MKPRVSVVIPFYNCPYIEQALQSAMSQSWQPYEIIVVDDGSTLHAERITPYLPYIHYLGKANGGTASALNHGIAHATGDYVVWLSSDDMFYRDKINNQVLFMEQNRLLISYTNFNYINGNSQAMELNAAAVFPNQLEYLRCFLYGNPINGCTVMFKREIFGAIGMFDEALPYTHDYDLWYRAILNGYAPVMLNQSLTAYRRHEGMGTLRHYDVIMAEAAATSARYQAPLSALIASMGG, encoded by the coding sequence ATGAAGCCCAGAGTATCCGTAGTTATTCCTTTTTACAACTGCCCTTATATTGAGCAGGCGCTGCAGAGCGCTATGAGCCAATCCTGGCAGCCTTATGAGATTATCGTAGTGGATGACGGTTCAACCCTGCATGCAGAGCGGATTACCCCTTATCTGCCCTATATTCACTATCTGGGCAAGGCCAACGGCGGCACCGCTTCGGCACTTAACCACGGTATTGCGCATGCCACGGGAGATTATGTAGTCTGGCTCAGCTCGGATGATATGTTCTATCGTGACAAGATCAATAATCAGGTTCTGTTCATGGAACAGAACCGTTTGCTGATCTCGTACACCAACTTCAACTACATTAACGGAAACTCGCAGGCTATGGAGCTGAATGCTGCGGCCGTATTCCCGAACCAGCTTGAATATCTGCGCTGCTTCCTGTACGGCAATCCCATCAACGGCTGTACGGTAATGTTCAAGCGGGAGATCTTCGGAGCCATCGGGATGTTCGATGAAGCACTGCCGTATACCCATGATTATGATCTATGGTACCGGGCAATTCTGAACGGTTATGCACCGGTGATGCTGAACCAGTCCTTGACGGCCTACCGCCGGCATGAGGGAATGGGCACGCTCAGACACTACGATGTCATTATGGCTGAAGCTGCAGCAACCAGTGCCCGTTATCAAGCTCCGTTAAGTGCCCTGATTGCCTCCATGGGCGGCTAG
- a CDS encoding class I SAM-dependent methyltransferase produces MYREIEVKDFLPVLLEQLKFSESILDIGSGTGTLLERYEAAVVLGLDIHRPYLLHRKYKAPHIIPVHADAGHIDKLFLPGTFSAVTLIDSLEHFSMSEGMELLRKAELIAANRVVVFTPRGFFPQEGKDHFNLHGEYYQKHWSGWEPEDFLKLGYAVTVLKGFHHAENPSFREAFGENHAPLDALLACKTV; encoded by the coding sequence ATGTACCGGGAAATCGAAGTGAAAGACTTCCTGCCGGTCCTGCTGGAGCAGCTGAAATTCTCTGAGAGTATACTGGATATCGGCAGCGGTACCGGTACGCTGCTGGAGCGGTATGAAGCCGCTGTGGTGCTGGGGCTGGATATCCACAGGCCTTATCTGCTGCACCGCAAATACAAGGCTCCCCATATCATTCCGGTTCATGCCGATGCCGGTCATATCGATAAGCTGTTCCTGCCGGGAACCTTCTCTGCGGTCACTCTGATCGATTCGCTGGAGCATTTCTCGATGAGTGAAGGCATGGAGCTGCTGCGTAAGGCAGAGCTCATCGCTGCGAACCGTGTCGTCGTATTTACACCGCGGGGCTTCTTCCCGCAGGAGGGGAAGGACCATTTTAATCTGCATGGAGAGTATTACCAGAAACACTGGAGCGGCTGGGAGCCTGAGGACTTTCTGAAGCTGGGCTACGCCGTGACTGTACTGAAGGGCTTTCACCATGCGGAGAATCCTTCATTCCGGGAAGCCTTCGGTGAGAATCACGCTCCGCTGGACGCCCTGCTCGCCTGCAAGACCGTATAA
- a CDS encoding glycosyltransferase family 2 protein, whose protein sequence is MNQKTKVSVVIPFYNCPYVHLAVESVLAQSYTDIELIVVDDGSTLHTEKLDAYRSRIVYVRKTNGGTGSALNKGIEVASGAYFAWLSADDLFHPDKIRRQIEAIRSSGTSFNHTAYYYINEHGQRFSDIVRMPALHRAELIQTMMSGCPVNGSTVLFDMEILSRVGRFNENLLYTQDYDMWLRILPHYEWSYIEEPLLDYRVHDEMGSVLHGEAQNREIAHVQFRHRGKLTELLRKERRN, encoded by the coding sequence ATGAATCAGAAGACCAAGGTCTCGGTGGTAATTCCGTTCTATAATTGTCCCTACGTACATCTGGCGGTTGAAAGCGTGCTGGCCCAGAGCTACACGGATATTGAGCTGATCGTGGTGGATGACGGTTCAACGCTCCATACGGAGAAGCTTGACGCCTATAGAAGCCGGATTGTATATGTCCGCAAGACCAACGGGGGGACCGGATCGGCCCTCAATAAGGGAATCGAGGTGGCAAGCGGAGCTTATTTTGCCTGGTTAAGCGCGGATGATCTGTTCCACCCCGATAAAATCAGGCGGCAGATAGAAGCCATCCGCAGCTCGGGCACCTCCTTCAATCATACGGCTTACTACTATATTAATGAGCACGGGCAGCGGTTCTCCGATATTGTCCGGATGCCGGCCTTGCACAGGGCGGAACTCATACAGACCATGATGTCCGGCTGTCCGGTGAACGGCAGCACGGTGCTGTTTGATATGGAGATCCTCTCCAGGGTCGGCAGATTTAATGAGAACCTCCTGTATACACAGGATTATGATATGTGGCTGCGGATTCTGCCTCATTATGAGTGGTCTTATATAGAAGAGCCGCTGCTGGATTACCGCGTTCATGATGAGATGGGCTCGGTCCTGCACGGCGAAGCGCAGAACCGGGAAATTGCCCATGTGCAGTTCAGGCACAGGGGTAAATTGACGGAGCTGCTGAGAAAGGAGAGAAGGAATTGA